A region of Reichenbachiella carrageenanivorans DNA encodes the following proteins:
- a CDS encoding SwmB domain-containing protein, which translates to MKNRGIILALFALTFILGCAEDEYVAPTKVVDVSWYTSIHPGTPYSIDVDTYIAFMDLSQNELSHKWVIEEGNHFLKNGFSNNDTLAHFIDETAGLETDEKTINVLFAKTGLNTVRLYNTFSEPVTYPGTVPLEAYQETDVWVIDTTMVVDVYGDLEPAFKVFQNGTEILNIPSDSITSTENIADWPVIDVEVNTTLTFVDMTTQDRPNGRSWEIAGTPATSGDSVAVISFLQYGTTANLGRFTSTRGGDRPTKSRSKIIPLKVRVVSSAAPFELIGEASELEDEVITFQVAGVIDDNTLAGQTANFTVHVTNADAAFDADIPVQSLAVNSEDGSMLELTLSQPIYNSDVITVSYAGGSIKSTDARDLQDFSTAAVETYKAPNVLTDSDRYGFETYVDTNGNAKGWWSQHPQWQRSGDQAATGDFSMSWSTDDYAAVPNATTTHGDGDMTLPADVYTMSIKVWIDPASGIEGVRTNLTPWQLIEWDFTGIAKGSWVTLSQTITTAAVTTKMVLQYNKADSPALTGAQKFYVDDISFVPLELRP; encoded by the coding sequence ACACCATACAGCATAGATGTAGATACCTATATCGCTTTTATGGATTTGTCACAGAATGAATTGAGTCATAAGTGGGTCATCGAAGAAGGAAATCATTTTCTGAAAAATGGTTTTAGTAATAACGATACCCTGGCACATTTCATAGATGAAACTGCTGGTCTGGAAACAGATGAAAAAACAATCAATGTTTTGTTTGCCAAAACTGGCTTAAATACAGTAAGGCTTTATAACACCTTTAGTGAGCCAGTTACCTACCCAGGTACAGTTCCTTTAGAGGCTTATCAAGAAACAGACGTATGGGTGATAGATACTACGATGGTAGTAGATGTATATGGTGACCTAGAACCTGCTTTCAAAGTTTTTCAAAACGGAACGGAGATTCTAAACATACCTAGTGACAGTATAACCTCTACAGAAAACATAGCGGATTGGCCTGTTATCGATGTAGAAGTCAATACGACACTGACGTTTGTAGATATGACAACTCAGGACAGACCAAATGGAAGATCTTGGGAGATAGCGGGTACTCCTGCTACGTCTGGCGATTCGGTAGCTGTCATTAGCTTTTTGCAGTATGGCACTACGGCCAACTTGGGTAGGTTTACTTCTACTAGAGGAGGTGATCGACCTACCAAGAGCAGGTCGAAGATTATTCCTTTGAAAGTAAGAGTAGTGTCTTCTGCAGCTCCCTTCGAATTGATCGGTGAAGCTAGCGAACTGGAAGATGAAGTGATTACATTTCAAGTGGCAGGTGTCATAGATGACAATACACTAGCTGGACAAACGGCTAATTTTACCGTTCATGTGACCAATGCAGATGCAGCTTTTGATGCCGATATACCCGTACAGTCTTTGGCGGTCAACTCGGAAGATGGTTCAATGTTAGAATTGACCCTGAGTCAGCCAATATACAATTCTGATGTCATTACAGTGAGTTATGCAGGAGGTTCGATTAAGTCTACTGATGCTCGTGATCTGCAGGATTTTAGTACAGCAGCAGTAGAGACCTATAAGGCGCCTAATGTACTTACTGATTCGGATAGATATGGGTTCGAAACCTATGTAGACACAAACGGTAACGCTAAAGGTTGGTGGTCGCAGCACCCTCAGTGGCAAAGGTCTGGCGACCAGGCAGCAACTGGAGACTTCTCTATGTCATGGAGTACAGATGATTATGCTGCTGTGCCTAATGCTACTACTACCCATGGAGATGGAGATATGACACTCCCTGCAGATGTGTACACGATGTCTATCAAAGTGTGGATAGACCCTGCATCAGGTATCGAAGGTGTACGTACAAACTTAACGCCTTGGCAGTTGATCGAATGGGATTTTACTGGAATAGCCAAAGGCAGTTGGGTCACTTTGTCTCAGACCATTACTACCGCGGCAGTTACTACCAAAATGGTGCTGCAATACAATAAAGCCGACTCTCCAGCACTGACTGGGGCTCAGAAGTTCTATGTAGATGACATCTCTTTTGTGCCATTAGAACTAAGACCTTAA